In the genome of Neofelis nebulosa isolate mNeoNeb1 chromosome 6, mNeoNeb1.pri, whole genome shotgun sequence, one region contains:
- the LOC131515230 gene encoding peptidyl-prolyl cis-trans isomerase A-like — MPEPRSRPLMIHPTVFFNITLDSKPFGHVSFDLFSGKVPKTMENCCVLCTGENGFGYKVSCFHGIGSRLMCQGGDFTRYNGTGSKPTYGEKLDENVILKHRDPGISSVVRWTQHEWFPGFVCAASTECDGEQVGFDKTKEGTNVVEAREHFGYGDGKSSKITIANCGQI; from the coding sequence ATGCCAGAGCCCAGGAGCCGCCCACTCATGATCCACCCCACTGTCTTCTTCAACATCACCCTGGACAGCAAACCCTTTGGCCATGTCTCCTTCGATCTGTTTTCAGGCAAAGTTCCAAAGACAATGGAAAATTGTTGTGTTCTGTGCACTGGGGAGAATGGATTTGGTTATAAAGTTTCCTGCTTTCACGGCATTGGTTCACGATTAATGTGCCAAGGTGGTGACTTCACACGCTATAATGGCACTGGCAGCAAGCCCACTTATGGGGAGAAACTTGATGAGAATGTCATCCTGAAGCATAGGGATCCTGGCATCTCATCCGTGGTCCGCTGGACCCAACACGAATGGTTCCCAGGTTTCGTCTGCGCTGCCAGCACTGAGTGTGATGGTGAGCAGGTGGGCTTTGACAAGACGAAAGAGGGCACGAATGTTGTGGAAGCCAGGGAACACTTTGGGTACGGGGATGGCAAGAGCAGCAAGATCACCATTGCCAACTGCGGACAAATCTAG